GTCTACCATGTTTAAAATCCTCTTTATCATCGGGCTTTGTCATTTACTGAATGATGCCATCCAAGCTGTTGTTCCGGCTATGTTTCCGATTTTAGAAAAATCGATGGGATTAAGCTTTACGCAGCTAGGGATCATTGCTTTTTCATTAAACATGGTTTCCTCTGTCATGCAGCCAGTAGTTGGATTTTTAACTGACAAAAAGCCTATGCCGTATGCTCTTCCAATTGGACTAAGCTTCACTTTACTTGGAGTACTTGCTCTTGGATTTGCTTCGAACTTTGCTTGGATTGTTTTATCCGTAGTATTTATTGGTCTAGGTTCAGCGGTGTTTCATCCTGAAGGGTCCAGAGTTGCCTATATGGCAGCTGGAAATCGCCGTGGACTTGCTCAATCGATTTATCAAGTCGGAGGAAATACAGGGCAGGCATTGGCTCCAGTAATTACGGCGCTCATTTTAGTACCTCTTGGACAAATTGGTGCGTCTTGGTTTACGATTGTCGCTGCTCTTGCTGTGATTTTATTACTTTATATTGCAGGTTGGTATAATCAAATGCTGAGTCATTCACCCAAACCGGCAAAAGCAAAAAATACCAGCGTGGACAAAAAAGTCGGTTTGTCCAAAGAAGTAAAACGTACAATTGTTTTTATCTTATTACTAATCTTTGCTAGAACGTGGTACACCTCCGGAATGACCAATTTCTATACCTTTTATGCTATCAAAGAATACGGATTCTCAATTAAACAATCACAGCTCTTCTTATTTGCTTTTCTTGTCTCTGGTGCAATTGGCACCTTCTTTGGAGGTCCACTTGCCGACCGTTTTGGAAAAAAACAGATTATCGCCTTTTCCATGCTAGCGACCATTCCTTTTTCCATTCTGATTCCTTATGTATCGCCAACGATGGCATTTATCTTTTTAATTATTACCGGGTTTATTCTCATGACTAGTTTTTCTGTTACAGTCGTATATGCACAAGAATTAGTCCCCGGGAAAATTGGTACAATGTCTGGATTAACAGTAGGTCTCGCATTTGGTATGGGGGCAATTGGATCAGTGGGATTAGGATATATTGCTGACTGGATTGGTTTACAGTCGATGATTACCTGGCTTGG
The window above is part of the Bacillus sp. SORGH_AS_0510 genome. Proteins encoded here:
- a CDS encoding MFS transporter, producing the protein MSQQAALPVKSPKASESTMFKILFIIGLCHLLNDAIQAVVPAMFPILEKSMGLSFTQLGIIAFSLNMVSSVMQPVVGFLTDKKPMPYALPIGLSFTLLGVLALGFASNFAWIVLSVVFIGLGSAVFHPEGSRVAYMAAGNRRGLAQSIYQVGGNTGQALAPVITALILVPLGQIGASWFTIVAALAVILLLYIAGWYNQMLSHSPKPAKAKNTSVDKKVGLSKEVKRTIVFILLLIFARTWYTSGMTNFYTFYAIKEYGFSIKQSQLFLFAFLVSGAIGTFFGGPLADRFGKKQIIAFSMLATIPFSILIPYVSPTMAFIFLIITGFILMTSFSVTVVYAQELVPGKIGTMSGLTVGLAFGMGAIGSVGLGYIADWIGLQSMITWLGVLPLLGLIAFLLPSDQKVWEWNEQNKG